CTTGTTCGCCTCGCTGCTCACGCGGCCGAACGTCCGGCTTTTCCACGCTCATACTCTCAAGCGGCTTGGCGGCGAAGTGCTCACCGCCGCGCGGTTGCGCCGGAAACCGTTTGTGGTGTCGTTGCACGGCGGGGTGTTCGATGTGCCCTCTGCCGAACTCCAACAGTTGATCGCACCCATCCAAGGCAAACTGGAATGGGGCAGGATTTTCGGCGCGGTCTTCGGCTCGCGGCGGGTTCTGGAATCGGCAGACCAGGTGATTTGCGTGGGCCAGAGCGAAACAGCCAAAGCGGCGGAGCAAATCGGCCACGACCGCGTCGCTTACCTGCCCAATGGTGTGGATTGCACAAAGTTTGCGACGGGGGACGGTGTGGACTTCCGTCGCAAGCACAGTATTCCGGCTGGCGCGTTGCTAGTGCTCAACATCAGCCGCATTGACGCCCAAAAGAACCAAAGGCTGCTGCTCGAGGCGTTCGCCTGTTTCCGCGCCCGGCAGGCAAACGCATTTCTGGTGTTGATCGGTCCGGAAACGCAACCGGAGTACGCCGCCAGCCTCCGCGAATTCATTGCCACCAGCAATCTTGGCGACTGCGTGCGGATGCTGCCCGGTTTGCGCAATGACAGTGCCGATCTGGTTAATGCCTATCACGCCAGCGATGTATTTGTGCTGCCCTCACGGCACGAGCCGTTTGGCATCGTGG
The sequence above is drawn from the Verrucomicrobiota bacterium genome and encodes:
- a CDS encoding glycosyltransferase family 4 protein, with the protein product MRETLNNRIVHVPRRFVAEEWGGTETVILEISRQQQQAGESPEILTSMALAKRREEEIGGVPVRRFSYSYPYFGLSQADRAAMDKKGGNLLSLSLFASLLTRPNVRLFHAHTLKRLGGEVLTAARLRRKPFVVSLHGGVFDVPSAELQQLIAPIQGKLEWGRIFGAVFGSRRVLESADQVICVGQSETAKAAEQIGHDRVAYLPNGVDCTKFATGDGVDFRRKHSIPAGALLVLNISRIDAQKNQRLLLEAFACFRARQANAFLVLIGPETQPEYAASLREFIATSNLGDCVRMLPGLRNDSADLVNAYHASDVFVLPSRHEPFGIVVLEAWSAGRPVIVNHVGGLKALVRHGGNGLFINPASEATTLDLAEQLQLLATAPALRQKLGHAGRDEARSHYDWSRIAQKLEDLYQAAERHAACRYGRRSA